A section of the Thermoplasmatales archaeon genome encodes:
- a CDS encoding type II methionyl aminopeptidase — translation MEYESYKEAGKIAKNALEKGIGSIKEGKSYFEVAEEIEEYIKARAELAFPVNISVNSVAAHYTPSMGDKLEFRKGDVVKVDVGAHVNGFIADTAKTIEIDAKNRDALIRASKEALEEAIKIIKNGVTVGEIGRKIEEKIREYGFKPVKNLNGHLLGRYNLHAGISIPNIANDIKIALKEGQVIAVEPFASDGAGYVVDKGIGNIYRIARHSPFAKEIERKFNGLPFAERWLRSIYGNDTSFKISFLMKRKIIAPYYKLVDAGNGIVAQFEHTIIVREEGCEVIT, via the coding sequence ATGGAATATGAAAGTTATAAGGAGGCGGGGAAAATTGCAAAAAATGCTCTCGAAAAGGGTATAGGGAGCATAAAAGAAGGAAAAAGTTATTTTGAAGTTGCTGAGGAAATAGAAGAATATATAAAAGCCAGGGCTGAGCTTGCCTTTCCAGTGAATATCTCCGTAAATAGCGTCGCCGCCCACTATACGCCATCTATGGGGGATAAACTCGAGTTCAGAAAAGGAGATGTTGTAAAGGTTGATGTAGGGGCACATGTGAATGGTTTCATAGCTGATACCGCAAAAACAATAGAGATTGATGCAAAAAACAGGGATGCGTTGATAAGGGCATCGAAAGAGGCTTTGGAGGAGGCAATAAAGATAATAAAAAATGGCGTAACAGTTGGGGAAATAGGAAGGAAAATAGAAGAAAAAATAAGAGAGTATGGATTTAAGCCGGTTAAAAATTTGAATGGCCATCTTCTGGGCAGATATAATCTTCATGCAGGGATTTCAATTCCAAACATAGCAAATGACATTAAAATAGCTCTTAAGGAAGGACAGGTTATAGCAGTTGAACCATTTGCAAGTGATGGAGCGGGATATGTAGTGGATAAGGGAATTGGAAACATATATAGAATTGCGAGGCATTCTCCTTTTGCAAAAGAAATAGAGAGAAAATTTAATGGTTTGCCGTTTGCTGAAAGATGGCTTCGTAGCATTTATGGAAATGACACTTCTTTTAAAATTTCATTTTTAATGAAAAGAAAAATTATAGCACCGTATTACAAACTTGTAGATGCGGGGAATGGAATTGTTGCTCAATTTGAACATACAATAATTGTAAGAGAAGAGGGGTGCGAGGTAATTACCTAG
- a CDS encoding polyprenyl synthetase family protein — translation MPEEAIDFEQFFKDVQAEIRKEIGKRFNDEDIRYAMLGGKLLRPVMLILSFKACNGKNEKYKKAVESAIGVELAHSASLIHDDIMDGDMERRGKLALHAIKGIGAAILIGHKMINEAFRISLEHGENNAKIFLDTWNETLNGQLKDIDFTSHIENLLLSRKPEKLLEEYFRIIEMKTASLFAAACRAGAIEAGAEEKVILLMKEYGKEVGIAYQLADDLVDIVEGKKIEEGIIMPIVKMYGKNVDKSVLENIRKEGKKLIEEMLQEGGKDIKEIYKKEIKKHIKKAVEIASSDLLNDTVYKKLLKEAPFYIVNEMIKGIEMRVE, via the coding sequence ATGCCAGAAGAAGCCATTGACTTTGAGCAATTTTTCAAAGATGTGCAAGCAGAGATAAGAAAGGAAATTGGGAAAAGATTCAATGACGAAGATATAAGATATGCAATGCTTGGTGGAAAACTTCTCAGGCCTGTAATGCTTATCCTCTCCTTTAAGGCATGCAACGGAAAAAATGAAAAATATAAAAAAGCAGTTGAAAGCGCCATTGGGGTTGAGCTTGCCCATTCCGCTTCCTTAATTCATGACGATATAATGGATGGAGATATGGAAAGAAGGGGAAAGCTTGCCCTTCATGCTATTAAAGGAATAGGGGCTGCGATACTTATAGGGCATAAAATGATAAATGAAGCATTCAGAATATCACTTGAGCACGGGGAAAATAATGCAAAAATATTTCTCGATACTTGGAATGAAACACTCAATGGCCAATTAAAAGATATAGATTTTACCTCCCACATAGAAAACCTTTTACTCAGCAGAAAACCCGAAAAATTACTCGAGGAATATTTCAGGATAATAGAGATGAAAACCGCGTCGCTTTTTGCGGCTGCCTGCAGGGCGGGCGCGATCGAGGCGGGCGCAGAAGAAAAGGTGATTTTGCTGATGAAAGAATACGGGAAGGAAGTAGGTATTGCATACCAGCTTGCTGATGACCTTGTTGATATTGTTGAGGGGAAGAAGATAGAGGAAGGAATAATAATGCCGATTGTAAAAATGTACGGAAAAAATGTTGATAAAAGTGTCTTGGAAAACATAAGGAAAGAAGGGAAGAAATTGATAGAAGAAATGCTTCAAGAAGGAGGAAAGGATATAAAAGAAATATACAAAAAGGAGATAAAAAAGCATATAAAAAAGGCGGTTGAAATCGCATCTTCAGATCTGCTAAATGATACTGTTTATAAAAAATTGCTAAAAGAAGCGCCATTTTATATTGTAAATGAAATGATAAAAGGAATTGAAATGAGGGTAGAATGA
- a CDS encoding TIGR00270 family protein, with the protein MKCEMCGKDTKLFRTLIEGSEMMVCKECTKYGIILPEKVAVRIKRSVPYSKDVFDEMKKELVEGWGSKIKEARERKGLTREQLGAKIGEKTITIAKIENEELRPPDETVKKLEKFLEINLFCEVGSVPLKPKNVKAVTLGDLIKNVDRKSKESD; encoded by the coding sequence ATGAAATGTGAGATGTGCGGGAAGGATACAAAACTTTTTAGAACACTGATTGAAGGCTCAGAAATGATGGTTTGCAAGGAATGCACTAAATATGGTATAATCTTGCCCGAAAAAGTTGCGGTAAGGATCAAGAGATCAGTACCCTATTCAAAGGATGTTTTTGATGAAATGAAAAAAGAACTTGTCGAAGGATGGGGCAGTAAAATAAAGGAGGCAAGAGAAAGAAAGGGACTTACAAGAGAACAACTCGGAGCAAAAATAGGAGAAAAAACAATAACAATTGCAAAAATAGAAAATGAAGAACTCCGCCCTCCAGATGAAACTGTTAAAAAGCTTGAGAAATTCCTTGAAATAAATCTTTTTTGCGAGGTTGGAAGTGTGCCATTGAAGCCAAAAAATGTTAAGGCAGTTACGCTGGGGGATTTGATTAAAAATGTTGATAGAAAAAGCAAGGAAAGCGATTGA
- a CDS encoding phenylacetate--CoA ligase, whose protein sequence is MFNPEMETISRKELEEIQLKRLKKIVMHAYKHVPFYRKKFDEAGISPRIKNLEDIEKLPFTTKDDFRKNAPFGMLAYPLEEYIELHASSGTTGEPITVCYTKKDIEVWAEVMARCLAMAGLTKKDIFQIPIPYGTFTGAFGFHYGGQKVGALIVPTGKGESERQIRLMKYYGTTFIAGVASYALHLSEVAKKIGIEPSELKVRNGIFGAEMFSKAMKERISRDWNMDVHDIYGLTEMCGPGVSADCDEHDGLHLWEDHFFAEIIDPETGERIEKEEKGELVLTTLTKEGLPVIRYRTRDITFFYDGICNCGRTHLKHAFITGRSDDMVIIKGTNIFPSQIEEIIMKNPHAGNNWQMIIEDNLKIVVEGAKSYSREEKKKIEEEIGREIKIVTTLSADVEVVDPFTLPRSEGKAKRVIDRRSSAVK, encoded by the coding sequence ATGTTTAATCCAGAAATGGAAACAATCAGCAGAAAGGAGCTTGAAGAAATTCAGCTTAAAAGATTAAAAAAGATAGTTATGCATGCTTACAAACATGTTCCTTTTTATAGGAAAAAATTTGATGAAGCTGGAATAAGCCCGAGAATAAAAAATCTCGAAGATATAGAAAAACTTCCATTTACAACAAAAGATGATTTCAGAAAAAATGCTCCCTTCGGAATGCTTGCCTATCCCTTGGAAGAATATATTGAATTGCATGCTTCCTCTGGAACAACTGGTGAGCCAATAACCGTTTGCTATACAAAAAAAGATATAGAGGTGTGGGCTGAGGTGATGGCTCGATGCCTTGCGATGGCTGGCTTAACTAAAAAGGATATATTTCAAATTCCAATACCCTATGGCACATTTACAGGGGCATTTGGCTTCCATTATGGCGGGCAGAAAGTGGGGGCGCTGATTGTTCCTACTGGGAAAGGTGAGAGTGAGAGGCAGATAAGGCTTATGAAATATTATGGAACAACTTTCATAGCTGGGGTTGCTTCCTATGCCTTACATCTCTCAGAAGTGGCAAAGAAAATTGGGATTGAGCCATCTGAGCTTAAAGTAAGGAATGGAATATTTGGGGCGGAGATGTTTTCAAAGGCAATGAAAGAGAGGATAAGCAGGGATTGGAATATGGATGTGCATGATATATATGGTTTAACCGAAATGTGTGGGCCAGGTGTTTCTGCTGATTGCGACGAGCATGATGGCCTGCATTTATGGGAAGACCACTTCTTTGCAGAGATAATTGATCCGGAAACCGGGGAAAGAATTGAAAAGGAGGAAAAAGGAGAGCTTGTTTTAACAACCCTTACAAAGGAAGGATTGCCTGTCATAAGATATAGAACAAGAGATATAACTTTCTTCTACGATGGAATATGTAACTGCGGGAGAACCCATCTAAAGCATGCCTTTATAACTGGAAGAAGCGATGATATGGTAATAATAAAAGGGACAAACATATTTCCAAGTCAGATAGAGGAAATTATAATGAAAAATCCACACGCGGGAAACAACTGGCAGATGATTATAGAAGATAACTTAAAAATAGTTGTGGAAGGTGCTAAGAGTTATAGCAGAGAGGAAAAGAAGAAAATTGAAGAAGAAATAGGAAGGGAAATAAAGATAGTTACAACATTAAGCGCAGATGTAGAGGTTGTTGATCCCTTTACTCTTCCAAGAAGTGAGGGGAAAGCTAAGAGAGTTATTGACAGGAGGAGTTCAGCAGTGAAATAA
- a CDS encoding Holliday junction resolvase → MSIYERELKEILSGNREIIERVTKNLSDERKEIYKKIIEYPFITVRAAGSLGIADIVAVRGDISLLAEIKARKEKEILFSHEKGRMQKKAEEMLEKCEKSKVLPIFAYRLKGIRDETWRIFTMDMNIEGNIRRIHEKIPKVEKSKDGNYIMRWEKGMRLSDFISLLNSSCQ, encoded by the coding sequence TTGAGCATATATGAAAGAGAGCTGAAAGAAATTTTATCAGGAAATAGAGAAATTATTGAAAGGGTAACAAAAAATCTAAGCGATGAAAGGAAGGAAATTTATAAAAAAATTATAGAATATCCTTTTATAACTGTAAGGGCTGCTGGCTCGCTTGGAATAGCAGATATTGTTGCGGTAAGAGGGGACATTTCCCTTCTAGCCGAGATAAAGGCAAGGAAAGAAAAGGAAATTTTATTCAGCCATGAAAAGGGGAGGATGCAGAAGAAGGCGGAGGAAATGCTTGAAAAATGCGAAAAATCAAAGGTTCTGCCTATCTTTGCCTATCGCCTTAAGGGGATAAGAGATGAGACATGGAGAATATTTACGATGGATATGAATATTGAAGGAAATATTAGGAGAATTCATGAAAAAATTCCAAAAGTTGAAAAAAGCAAGGATGGAAATTACATCATGAGATGGGAAAAAGGAATGAGATTATCTGATTTTATTTCACTGCTGAACTCCTCCTGTCAATAA
- a CDS encoding DUF169 domain-containing protein, translating to MSLLADIYREEHNSLSTSVIQACCVDVIAYVYLYGKTNASFGCYGCREASDLKDDEAMIGIPYNRFDTIEEAIKLMKR from the coding sequence TTGAGCCTGCTTGCAGATATATATCGCGAGGAGCACAATAGCCTCTCTACTTCTGTAATTCAGGCATGTTGCGTTGATGTAATAGCATATGTATATCTCTATGGAAAAACAAATGCTTCTTTTGGATGCTATGGATGCAGAGAGGCATCTGACTTAAAGGATGATGAGGCAATGATTGGAATTCCTTATAATAGGTTCGATACAATAGAAGAAGCAATAAAATTAATGAAGAGGTGA
- a CDS encoding methyltransferase, whose amino-acid sequence MKKKDLEIMLQKIYKEMRLKENLEQYFTPAEIASDMLWIARDDINGKVVIDLGCGTGIFSIGSAILNAKRVIGVDIDENLIEIAKKEAEKMGLDIDFFVEDVENFDIKGDVTVMNPPFGAQYASRHADRIFLKKAMELTECIYSLHLKNTEDFLKKFIGENGWRICYKREYKFPLKACLPFHKKRIAYYEVIMINSRKSKNIISY is encoded by the coding sequence GTGAAAAAGAAGGATTTGGAAATAATGCTTCAGAAAATTTACAAGGAAATGAGATTAAAGGAAAATCTTGAGCAATATTTTACACCAGCAGAAATTGCATCTGATATGCTCTGGATTGCAAGAGATGATATTAATGGAAAAGTTGTTATTGACCTTGGATGTGGAACTGGTATTTTTTCAATTGGCTCCGCAATTTTGAATGCAAAAAGAGTTATAGGCGTTGATATAGACGAAAATTTAATTGAGATAGCAAAAAAGGAGGCGGAGAAAATGGGTCTTGATATAGATTTTTTTGTAGAAGATGTCGAGAATTTTGATATAAAGGGAGATGTGACAGTAATGAACCCGCCATTCGGCGCCCAATATGCGAGCAGGCATGCGGATAGAATTTTTCTAAAAAAAGCGATGGAGCTGACAGAATGCATATATTCCCTTCATTTGAAGAATACTGAAGATTTTTTAAAAAAATTTATTGGAGAAAATGGATGGAGAATATGTTACAAAAGAGAATATAAATTTCCTCTTAAAGCATGCTTACCATTTCATAAAAAAAGAATTGCTTATTATGAGGTAATTATGATAAATTCGAGAAAATCGAAAAATATTATATCCTACTAA
- a CDS encoding threonylcarbamoyl-AMP synthase codes for MLIEKARKAIEEKKIIVYPTDTLYALGGDATRSEVVKKVFDLKERPYDMPLSITISDIEEIEEYCFMNELAYKIAEKFLPGPITLVLKKKHSLPDLLGKEKIGIRIPANEIARKIAKGLPITSTSANKHGREEPKSIDIAKKQLGSNVALYIDAGSLPGRASTVIDVSEGRIKILREGAISREEIYGI; via the coding sequence ATGTTGATAGAAAAAGCAAGGAAAGCGATTGAGGAAAAAAAGATTATTGTTTACCCAACAGATACACTTTATGCTTTGGGAGGAGATGCAACAAGAAGTGAGGTAGTTAAAAAAGTATTTGATTTGAAAGAAAGACCATATGATATGCCATTATCAATAACTATTTCAGACATTGAGGAAATAGAGGAATATTGCTTCATGAATGAACTTGCTTATAAAATTGCTGAGAAGTTTTTGCCGGGACCAATAACTCTTGTGCTTAAAAAAAAGCATAGCCTGCCTGATTTACTTGGAAAGGAAAAAATTGGAATAAGAATTCCAGCAAATGAGATAGCAAGAAAAATAGCGAAAGGCTTGCCGATAACATCAACAAGTGCAAATAAGCATGGAAGGGAGGAGCCAAAAAGCATAGATATAGCAAAAAAACAGCTTGGAAGCAATGTAGCTCTTTATATAGACGCTGGCTCTCTACCAGGCAGGGCATCAACCGTAATAGATGTATCTGAAGGGAGAATAAAAATCCTAAGGGAAGGAGCAATAAGCAGGGAGGAAATATATGGAATATGA